The Zygosaccharomyces rouxii strain CBS732 chromosome A complete sequence genome window below encodes:
- a CDS encoding tyrosine/serine/threonine protein phosphatase MSG5 (weakly similar to uniprot|P38590 Saccharomyces cerevisiae YNL053W MSG5 Dual-specificity protein phosphatase required for maintenance of a low level of signaling through the cell integrity pathway regulates and is regulated by Slt2p also required for adaptive response to pheromone), protein MSAQDPARSPRSFQAKNTKNLSLNISKPSTATAARTTTGLQDTPIPRPVGLGDTKFRRPTPLMSRRSDAAIYTQRRNANSNGNNNSNNGNGPRLHRVHSLSLSVKTTELEPPASSKQMWVLPRKKSFDEDVEKSGVGPSSAENAGNAYPDGPLCVVSPNVYLYSEPTLEQALKFDLVINVAAEIADLGPLIHRGSGVEYVRVPWTHNTRIIDELPILTETIHLAQQRGLRVLIHCQCGVSRSASLIVAYIMRYEKLPLNDAYEKLKSVALDISPNMGLIFQLMEWGETLDSESRLISSFSQETTPRTPGEYFKTNLSSASTCSSTTVVSERE, encoded by the coding sequence ATGTCAGCACAGGATCCGGCACGGTCGCCGAGGTCTTTTCAAGCAAAAAATACTAAGAATCTCTCACTGAACATTAGCAAACCATCTACAGCGACAGCAGCAAGAACTACAACAGGACTACAAGACACACCAATACCAAGACCCGTCGGTCTTGGTGATACCAAATTTAGGAGACCAACTCCATTGATGAGTCGTAGAAGTGATGCCGCCATATATACACAGCGAAGGAATGCTAATTCCAACGGgaataacaatagtaataatggtaatggtcCTCGCTTGCACAGGGTCCATTCTCTGTCTCTTTCTGTCAAGACTACGGAGTTGGAACCGCCTGCATCAAGTAAACAAATGTGGGTTCTGCCGCGTAAGAAAAGTTTTGACgaagatgtggaaaagTCCGGTGTGGGTCCTTCCTCTGCCGAGAATGCTGGGAATGCTTACCCGGATGGACCTCTTTGCGTAGTTTCACCAAATGTGTATCTGTATTCTGAACCAACATTAGAACAGGCTCTCAAGTTTGATCTCGTGATCAATGTAGCCGCTGAAATTGCAGATTTGGGACCGTTAATACATCGAGGTAGCGGTGTGGAATACGTACGAGTACCGTGGACTCATAATACTAGAATCATTGATGAACTTCCGATTTTAACGGAAACGATTCATTTAGCACAACAGCGTGGTCTGCGTGTGCTAATTCATTGTCAATGTGGTGTTTCAAGATCAGCTTCATTAATAGTCGCTTATATCATGAGATATGAAAAACTGCCGCTTAATGATGCTTACGAGAAACTGAAGTCAGTAGCACTTGATATTAGTCCAAATATGGGATTAATATTCCAATTAATGGAATGGGGGGAGACACTTGATAGTGAGAGTCGTTTGATTTCATCATTCTCTCAAGAGACTACGCCAAGAACCCCGGGtgaatattttaaaacTAATTTATCATCAGCTAGTACGTGTAGCAGTACTACTGTGGTAAGTGAAAGGGAGTGA
- the NUP159 gene encoding FG-nucleoporin NUP159 (similar to uniprot|P40477 Saccharomyces cerevisiae YIL115C NUP159 Subunit of the nuclear pore complex that is found exclusively on the cytoplasmic side forms a subcomplex with Nup82p and Nsp1p required for mRNA export), whose translation MTCIGSEIETLTSEDFGFKKLGQAAILPSYDERLPFASLQNLDISNHRSLYVACSGNKIVIGKLQQLRDYIQNDAKSEISFIWEREVDDVIAVKLIRDEKLVYVNKQSQVFELDLNKLGEPSEVFNFDCDLVYVKFWRNSVLLALDSNGQLRGLHLVQRQLTSLLENVAAFDLFQDKLYAFFKSFSVQVFELQSWNQLSKNSEFTTPSELLDEIKEEYLPISITVLASQEYQLVFGIPVSADEEDVSYDHRIFVVRKDDDKMTFQESFDITPAFGSVLRYPMYYDEKLSQLLNDTPQINILASSCSSEITIWDSAKVVQPLQDSERAVLPISKVTDNDTNPVGIALDVVTEGVVAQPCPGVDSVDKLPLIYVLNNEGNLQIIGFYHATAIKEGKFNVDALKQSIVAQETVEEVPFKESEAKDEPKKLEDPVNSLGGLSLGGETNKTESKPLFGGLGQADSGTTISQDSSTSNQPSFGKPSFGQSSFGQSSFGKPAFGQSSSDQSPFGQSSFGTPAFGQSSSGQSPFGQSAFGKPAFGQSSSESSAPAFGKTSFGTSIESSAPAFGKPSFGAATNTSAPATESSVPAFGKPSFGVATDTSAPATESSVPAFGKPSFGAAANTSSPAFGQHIFGKSGFGASSGNESALDKPSEPAFGKAAFGQPSFGQPSFGQSSFGQPSFGSTTNGPTSSSSTFGKPSFGSNSNTGFGAFAFPKEKSPFESSSLNTSGSSFGNFAKGQSKSESPFANLVKKENDDNKSLFGAEKKDGDTSDKPKLEISEQPKSESSTSSSPPAETKPSFSRLSTGVNAKSITTPEKPTFGHSTLGSISSNKKQSPFAALAKDENLPVFTSPSYGASTSRPSFGQASAAPSSPSKQKFSPLGQKEGKKEEEEDKNAKEGKKAEDSTEEEKTSTGKKSSPDNDDDLSDSTVEQTPARSESSISSLTAKIKESATLSSNDLKSPSITQQPKSKEGQSPFAQYTNDLNKPSSTGFTFSQVPNLNKEKEDSNNEFKLQISTKDDKRTETQTPESSENEGTLPEDLENSIEGAPKDSVSSHPDEKGGYGGDDESQPKTSEVKKEGDRIKSSSPTALNAVSREESYDTLDDFTRGELENAGIGAKAAAEGRKDQLKTVESAVSVDAENSSDDHERSVQTQASPPVLVSSGTQVEKAASGDADCQTNPIELSDFKIQAFENDDAYLGEQYRPKPMPEYFSGASVTNIKYSSQDPILKSIERTYHYVSAELSVLMENISGLDSFFQDQCFEHPVKINESSITNMYQWRIPDASKLQTILAEKNKPMKELYGQVESTSGKVSELTEKGIESLQNKLIVIRDEYSNLEKLSHEFQKAFGGLRYHQLDKQSELRNKMFKTSETIQHIEELLQILKLYTVQGKQMESNTYVVKLAREAADRENLLQEIARLREDIRNLNLKDERALEPKESSAAVANGIQSIEVVQVGLKLNTKRQLGEMLKKRTNIET comes from the coding sequence ATGACCTGCATTGGTTCTGAAATTGAGACCTTAACATCAGAAGATTTTGGGTTTAAAAAACTAGGTCAAGCTGCGATTTTACCTTCCTATGATGAAAGATTACCATTTGCATCTTTACAAAACTTagatatttcaaatcataGATCATTGTACGTTGCGTGCTCAGGTaataaaattgttattGGCAAACTACAGCAATTGAGAGATTATATTCAAAATGATGCCAAGTCTGAAATATCGTTCATATGGGAAAGAGAAGTTGATGATGTGATAGCGGTCAAATTAATACGAGACGAGAAATTGGTTTACGTTAACAAGCAGTCTCAGGTTTTTGAATTAGATCTAAATAAGTTGGGCGAACCGAGTGAAGTGTTTAACTTCGATTGTGATTTAGTCTACGTGAAATTTTGGCGAAATAGCGTTCTTTTGGCACTTGATTCCAATGGTCAACTAAGAGGTTTACATTTGGTCCAAAGGCAATTGACATCTCTGCTAGAAAATGTGGCAGCATTTGATCTGTTTCAGGATAAACTATATGCGTTCTTCAAATCATTTTCCGTACAAGTTTTCGAATTGCAAAGTTGGAATCAATTGTCAAAAAATTCAGAGTTCACTACGCCTTCAGAGCTTTTAGACGagattaaagaagaatatcTTCCCATTAGCATAACTGTCTTGGCATCACAAGAGTACCAATTGGTGTTTGGAATTCCCGTTTCTGcagatgaggaagatgtCTCCTATGATCACAGGATCTTCGTGGTGAGAAAAGACGATGATAAGATGACGTTCCAAGAATCCTTCGATATAACACCAGCATTTGGTTCTGTACTGAGGTACCCAATGTATTACGATGAGAAACTGTCCCAATTGCTGAATGATACTCCTCAGATAAATATTTTAGCGTCTTCCTGTTCAAGTGAGATCACAATTTGGGATTCTGCTAAAGTAGTTCAACCATTACAAGATAGTGAAAGAGCAGTGTTACCGATCAGTAAAGTGACAGATAATGATACCAATCCTGTGGGAATCGCTCTTGATGTCGTCACTGAAGGTGTGGTTGCACAACCTTGTCCCGGTGTGGATTCTGTAGATAAACTGCCTTTGATTTATGTTTTAAACAACGAAGGTAACCTGCAAATTATTGGATTTTATCATGCAACGGCTATTAAAGAGGGCAAATTTAATGTCGATGCTTTAAAACAATCGATTGTCGCTCAGGAGACCGTAGAAGAAGTGcctttcaaagaatcagAAGCTAAAGATGAGCCTAAGAAACTAGAAGATCCAGTAAACTCTCTAGGTGGATTAAGTCTGGGAGGCGAAACGAACAAAACGGAATCGAAGCCTCTGTTTGGAGGCCTGGGACAAGCGGACTCAGGTACTACCATTTCTCAAGATTCTAGTACTTCAAATCAACCTTCATTCGGTAAGCCATCCTTTGGTCAGTCATCGTTCGGtcaatcttcttttggTAAACCTGCCTTTGGCCAATCCTCTTCTGACCAATCTCCTTTCGGtcaatcttcttttggTACACCTGCCTTTGGTCAATCCTCTTCTGGCCAATCTCCTTTCGGTCAGTCTGCTTTTGGTAAACCTGCATTTGGTCAGtcatcttcagaatcaTCGGCGCCAGCATTTGGCAAAACTTCATTTGGTACCTCCATAGAATCATCGGCGCCAGCATTTGGAAAACCTTCATTCGGTGCAGCAACCAACACATCCGCTCCAGCGACAGAATCTTCAGTCCCAGCATTTGGAAAACCATCATTTGGTGTAGCAACCGACACATCCGCTCCAGCGACAGAATCTTCGGTTCCAGCATTTGGAAAACCTTCATTCGGTGCAGCAGCCAACACATCCTCTCCAGCATTTGGTCAGCATATCTTCGGCAAAAGTGGATTTGGAGCCTCCTCCGGAAATGAATCTGCACTTGACAAGCCATCTGAGCCCGCATTCGGGAAAGCAGCCTTTGGTCAACCGTCCTTCGGTCAACCATCCTTTGGTCAATCGTCCTTCGGTCAACCATCCTTTGGATCTACCACCAATGGTCCAACTTCTAGCTCATCAACTTTTGGAAAACCATCTTTTGGTTCTAATAGTAATACAGGCTTTGGTGCATTCGCATTTCCTAAGGAAAAATCACCCTTCGAATCATCCAGTTTGAATACTTCTGGTTCTtcatttggaaattttgcCAAGGGCCAGTCCAAGAGTGAGAGCCCATTTGCCAACTTAGTAAAGAAAGAGAATGATGACAATAAATCTCTGTTTGGcgctgaaaagaaagatggaGATACTTCAGATAAACCAAAGCTTGAGATCTCCGAACAACCCAAATCTGAATCCtctacttcttcttctcctcCAGCTGAAACTAAACCTTCTTTCAGTCGGCTGTCTACAGGTGTTAATGCAAAGAGCATTACAACTCCTGAAAAACCAACTTTTGGTCATTCTACGCTTGGTAGCATTTCTAGTAACAAAAAGCAAAGTCCCTTTGCAGCTTTAgccaaagatgaaaatttgcCAGTGTTCACATCGCCCTCGTACGGAGCAAGTACAAGTAGGCCTTCCTTTGGACAAGCTTCGGCGGCACCGTCTTCACCAAGTAAACAGAagttttcaccattggGCCAAAAAGAAGGTaagaaggaagaggaagaagacAAGAATGCCAAGGAGGGTAAGAAAGCTGAAGATTCaactgaagaagaaaagactTCCACTGGAAAGAAAAGCTCACcagataatgatgatgatttatCAGATTCGACAGTCGAACAGACGCCAGCAAGATCAGAATCTTCTATATCTTCTTTGACTGCTAAAATAAAGGAAAGTGCAACTCTTTCTtctaatgatttgaaatcacCAAGTATCACTCAGCAACCAAAATCCAAGGAAGGTCAATCACCCTTTGCCCAATACACTAATGATTTAAATAAACCATCTTCAACTGGGTTCACATTCTCCCAGGTaccaaatttgaacaaGGAAAAAGAGGATTCAAAcaatgaattcaaattgCAGATTTCTACCAAAGATGACAAAAGGACAGAAACTCAGACACCGGAGTCTTCTGAGAATGAAGGAACTTTACCAGAAGATCTCGAAAACTCAATTGAAGGTGCTCCTAAAGATTCGGTTAGCTCTCATCCTGACGAAAAGGGTGGATACGGTGGAGATGACGAAAGTCAACCAAAGACGTCTGAAGTGAAAAAAGAAGGTGACAGGATAAAgtcttcttcaccaacagCATTGAATGCAGTGAGCAGAGAGGAATCTTATGACACGCTAGATGATTTTACGCGAGGTGAATTGGAGAACGCTGGAATTGGTGCAAAAGCGGCAGCTGAAGGTCGCAAGGATCAACTCAAGACGGTAGAATCTGCTGTCAGTGTCGATGCTGAAAATTCCAGTGATGATCATGAACGTAGTGTTCAAACTCAAGCATCACCACCGGTCCTAGTGAGCAGTGGCACTCAGGTCGAAAAAGCTGCATCAGGAGACGCTGATTGTCAAACTAATCCAATCGAACTAAGTGATTTCAAGATTCaagcttttgaaaatgatgatgcaTATTTGGGCGAGCAATATAGGCCTAAACCTATGCCGGAATACTTTTCTGGTGCGAGTGTGACCAATATCAAGTATTCTTCACAAGATCCTATTCTTAAATCCATTGAGAGAACTTATCACTATGTGTCTGCAGAACTTTCTGTGCTAATGGAAAATATCTCAGGGCTAGATAGTTTCTTCCAAGATCAGTGCTTTGAGCATCCCGTCAAGATAAATGAGAGTTCAATTACCAACATGTATCAGTGGAGAATTCCAGATGCTTCTAAATTGCAAACAATCTTGgctgaaaagaataaaccAATGAAGGAACTATATGGCCAAGTGGAATCCACAAGTGGTAAAGTTTCTGAGTTGACAGAAAAAGGTATCGAGTCCCTGCAGAACAAGCTCATTGTCATTAGAGATGAATATAGTaacttggaaaaattgagtCATGAATTTCAGAAGGCATTCGGAGGACTGAGATACCATCAGTTGGATAAGCAGTCTGAACTAAGGAATAAAATGTTCAAGACCTCGGAAACCATTCAGCACATCGAAGAATTATTACAAATACTGAAACTTTACACCGTTCAGGGCAAACAAATGGAAAGTAACACATACGTCGTTAAACTGGCCAGAGAAGCTGCTGATCGTGAAAACTTACTGCAAGAAATTGCCCGTTTGAGAGAAGATATAAGAAActtaaatttgaaagatgaaCGTGCTCTGGAGCCAAAGGAATCATCTGCTGCCGTTGCAAATGGTATTCAATCCATCGAAGTGGTCCAAGTTGGATTGAAGTTGAACACTAAGAGACAACTGGGTGAAATGTTAAAGAAACGTACCAACATCGAAACTTGA
- the POR1 gene encoding porin POR1 (highly similar to uniprot|P04840 Saccharomyces cerevisiae YNL055C POR1 Mitochondrial porin (voltage-dependent anion channel) outer membrane protein required for the maintenance of mitochondrial osmotic stability and mitochondrial membrane permeability) — MAPPFFSDIGKDINGLLGKDFYHGTNAAVDVSTVAKNGVKFTLKAKQAVKDGPLSANVETRVSDKATGLTLTQGWSNANNLNTKIELADLTPGLKSELVTSLVPGVSKAAKLNVSFVQPFFTARGAFDLLKGPSFVGDLTLAHEGIVGGAEIGYDITGGSLSRYAVALGYSAGDYSLGLSTNNAQLTTVSFFQNVSPILQVGAKATSVPKELTNVNIEFATKYLPDATSQIKTKIADSGIVALAYKQELRTGVTLGVGASFNALNLAEPVHKLGGSLSFSA, encoded by the coding sequence ATGGCTCCACCATTTTTCTCTGACATTGGCAAAGATATCAACGGTCTTTTGGGTAAAGATTTCTATCATGGTACCAATGCAGCTGTCGATGTGAGTACTGTCGCCAAGAACGGTGTTAAGTTCACTCTAAAGGCTAAGCAAGCCGTCAAGGATGGTCCTTTGTCTGCCAACGTTGAAACTAGAGTCTCTGACAAGGCTACTGGTTTGACTTTGACTCAAGGCTGGTCAAATGCCAACAACTTGAACACCAAGATTGAATTGGCAGACTTGACTCCAGGTTTGAAGAGTGAATTGGTGACCTCTTTGGTCCCAGGTGTTTCTAAGGCTGCTAAGTTGAACGTTAGCTTCGTTCAACCTTTCTTCACCGCTAGAGGTGCGTTCGATCTATTGAAGGGCCCATCCTTCGTCGGTGATTTGACTTTGGCTCACGAAGGTATCGTCGGTGGTGCTGAAATCGGTTACGATATCACTGGTGGCTCTTTGTCTCGTTATGCTGTTGCATTGGGTTACTCTGCTGGTGACTACTCTCTAGGTCTATCCACTAACAACGCTCAATTGACTACCGTTTCCTTCTTCCAGAACGTCAGCCCAATCTTGCAAGTTGGTGCCAAGGCCACTTCAGTTCCTAAGGAATTGACTAACGTCAACATCGAATTCGCTACTAAGTACTTGCCAGATGCTACTTCCCAAATCAAGACTAAGATTGCCGACTCTGGTATCGTTGCATTGGCTTACaaacaagaattgagaaCTGGTGTCACTTTGGGTGTTGGTGCTTCTTTCAACGCTCTGAACTTGGCTGAACCTGTTCACAAATTGGGTGGTTCTTTGTCATTCTCTGCTTAA
- the VAC7 gene encoding Vac7p (weakly similar to uniprot|P53950 Saccharomyces cerevisiae YNL054W VAC7 Integral vacuolar membrane protein may function to regulate Fab1p kinase activity), translated as MSDEDHKLTVETETVEAPGESLLPSTIQPQSITTNENSNENGNMDYDNITTATTMTGMNNSNNNVNDNNNVSGISNNNVNSTNSNMNSNANNGSSNANTNMSTNGSTAFRDISPAHFAAAHAAAHAATSTHQPSSATEANFNLIDHNPLSPHAIQSLKNKKSSLLINNDGKKESLPNNGNLSTSELSRRSRNDDLEPSQMAAGGQQDQRVPQSSHSAKAATAPPAPPKQNANLAGPPMIQRPSLPLMNSREILLENEKQKSGGCKPKESKEPERAPTNPTNSHTDNVAASAHNEEDTDSLHKPTKADFFAARLASAVGENDISDSEETFIYESAANSTKNAVPSGVGNNSINDNSYNKYPDSAQHGVASKMSVPVLNNNAKLLNRLKSTRHTSLSALPANPSMPFSAVAPTPSPIANTGTGITAHSSTDDLNSVKSFARQNQRGPVDLQSVKSFSSEPRSPDKRMSLVSLAKGNSAVAPVPSSRTNTGPQQPQQPQLPQLPQLPQQPQQYPQQLPQPQQQLSRKPSISNSTLRHVSASHMGVPRAKPEPTGFKRKLRTTASKIFDANGAPLRRYSGVPDDVNLEDYIEQHPSQDTKRLGHDLGGIDDQQSTIQEEAEAAAAAAAAAEYGGDVDGDDIQSMFFYNHHGNLEARPQISDYEEDGEDLENNNNPNNNNGSHNHQSNGNTTYLNAPYGGNLPYANEYTPLKPKTHHARTTLGYSPHNFYTRKTSWAKFKSFIYFSCVTCMLLTVGFVLGFLLASNKELQDFNIVLIDNVLSSADELIFDVTVSALNPGFLSIDVQNVDLDIFAKSSHVQEDGIKYRAGSSTIGDDDDDDDPPNQKETVLLGTAYMLETPLRFHGNVLLKRDYDVGISSIKLLDPGAKQQQESDTLALLRLKPKQLEDDVSKWKNIIKHDYQLIVRGNMRYKVPYGGAKSVPVQSHTEVKASP; from the coding sequence ATGAGCGATGAGGATCACAAGCTCACCGTCGAAACAGAAACGGTAGAAGCACCCGGTGAAAGTCTTTTACCATCGACAATTCAACCACAGAGCATAACGACTAATGAGAATTCCAATGAAAATGGGAATATGGATTACGATAATATTACGACAGCTACGACAATGACAGGGATgaataacagtaataataatgtgaacgataataataatgttTCTGGTATTTCTAACAATAACGTCAATTCTACTAATAGCAATATGAACAGTAATGCTAACAACGGTAGTAGTAATGCTAATACTAATATGAGCACGAATGGTTCAACAGCGTTTAGAGACATTTCACCTGCACATTTTGCAGCTGCGCACGCAGCTGCTCATGCAGCGACATCTACACATCAGCCTTCGTCGGCTACAGAGGCCAATTTTAATCTTATAGATCATAATCCATTATCGCCACATGCGATTCAGTCcttgaagaacaagaagagtTCACTTTTAATTAATAATGATGGTAAGAAAGAAAGTTTACCCAACAATGGTAACTTGAGTACGTCTGAACTGTCGAGAAGAAGTAGGAATGACGACTTGGAACCTTCGCAGATGGCTGCTGGAGGGCAGCAAGATCAAAGGGTTCCGCAATCTTCACATTCCGCAAAGGCAGCAACAGCACCACCTGCACCGCCAAAACAAAATGCCAATTTAGCGGGGCCTCCAATGATCCAAAGGCCATCACTGCcgttgatgaattcaagGGAAATTTTATTGGAAAACGAAAAGCAAAAGAGCGGCGGTTGTAAACCAAAGGAAAGTAAAGAACCTGAAAGGGCACCAACAAATCCAACAAATTCTCACACCGACAATGTAGCAGCCTCAGCCCACAACGAGGAGGATACAGATTCGTTGCATAAGCCAACAAAGGCAGATTTCTTTGCGGCTAGACTGGCGTCAGCTGTCGGTGAAAATGATATTAGCGATTCTGAGGAGACTTTTATTTATGAAAGTGCAGCTAATTCAACTAAAAATGCCGTTCCCAGCGGTGTTGGCAACAACTCTATCAATGACAATAGCTATAACAAATATCCAGATTCCGCACAGCATGGTGTTGCTAGTAAGATGAGTGTACCGGTCCTAAATAACAATGCAAAGCTTTTGAATCGACTTAAGAGTACAAGGCATACAAGTCTCAGTGCACTTCCAGCAAATCCATCAATGCCATTTTCGGCTGTAGCGCCAACTCCTAGCCCCATCGCTAATACAGGTACAGGCATTACCGCCCACTCTTCCACTGATGATTTAAACAGCGTCAAATCTTTTGCCAGACAAAACCAAAGAGGCCCTGTCGATTTACAGAGTGTCAAATCGTTTTCATCGGAGCCAAGAAGTCCAGATAAACGAATGTCATTGGTATCATTAGCGAAGGGCAATTCTGCAGTTGCACCAGTACCATCATCGAGAACTAATACAGGGCctcaacaaccacaacaaccCCAACTCCCGCAACTCCCGCAGCTACCgcaacaaccacaacagtATCCACAGCAACTGCCACAACCACAGCAGCAGCTATCACGCAAGCCTTCAATATCCAATTCAACTCTGAGGCACGTGTCAGCGTCCCACATGGGGGTTCCAAGAGCTAAACCTGAGCCAACCGGATTTAAGAGAAAGCTTCGCACTACTgcttccaaaatttttgatgcAAACGGCGCACCATTAAGACGTTATAGCGGAGTACCTGACGATGTCAACTTGGAGGATTACATCGAACAGCATCCGAGTCAAGATACAAAACGATTAGGTCATGATTTAGGTGGTATTGATGATCAACAAAGTACAATCCAGGAAGAAGCGgaagcagcagcagcagcagcagccgCTGCGGAATATGGCGGCGACGTCGATGGAGACGATATCCAATCCATGTTCTTCTACAACCATCATGGTAATTTAGAAGCACGTCCACAAATATCGGACTacgaagaagatggtgaagatttggaaaacaaTAACAACCCTAACAATAATAACGGCAGCCATAACCACCAGAGTAACGGTAATACCACATATTTGAACGCACCTTATGGGGGAAACTTACCATATGCGAACGAGTATACTCCGCTGAAGCCAAAAACACACCATGCAAGAACTACATTAGGCTATTCACCTCACAATTTTTACACAAGGAAAACATCATGGGCAAAATTCAAGAGTTTCATATATTTTTCGTGCGTTACCTGCATGCTACTTACAGTAGGTTTCGTTCTCGGATTCTTACTGGCTTCAAACAAAGAATTGCAGGATTTCAACATCGTTTTAATCGATAACGTATTATCAAGCGCTGATGAACTCATATTCGACGTTACCGTCAGCGCTCTAAACCCTGGTTTTCTCTCAATTGATGTTCAAAACGTGGATCTGGACATTTTTGCCAAATCTTCTCACGTGCAAGAAGACGGAATAAAATACCGTGCTGGCAGCAGTACTATAGgtgacgatgacgatgacgatgaccCGCCAAACCAAAAGGAAACAGTCTTATTGGGGACTGCATACATGTTAGAAACACCTTTAAGATTTCACGGGAATGTGCTATTAAAAAGGGATTATGATGTCGGTATTTCTAGTATAAAACTTTTGGATCCCGGAGccaaacaacaacaagagaGCGATACACTTGCACTTTTAAGGTTAAAGCCAAAGCAGCTTGAAGATGACGTTTCCAAATGGAAAAACATCATAAAACACGACTACCAATTGATAGTCAGAGGCAATATGCGATACAAAGTTCCCTATGGTGGTGCTAAATCAGTCCCAGTGCAATCTCATACAGAAGTTAAGGCCTCGCCCTAG